A single Penaeus vannamei isolate JL-2024 chromosome 22, ASM4276789v1, whole genome shotgun sequence DNA region contains:
- the LOC138865734 gene encoding uncharacterized protein, protein MDKIQVVLISLRQSPLTPSIGVDGKPLDLTREISILEVRFYNQLTFTSHVKDVAKRAARKPTCVRQISHLLDSRGCCMLYNSQVRSLMEYSPLVWSSCPPSFLALLDSVQNQARRLVVFKLRENDRPVHFQSLQHRRDVAALCVFYKVHQQNSPHLATLRLQSEAPSTYNIRNNHGRCYELHVPFARIETFLRTFLPKYSRMWNQQLRETDLHILTSIQQFKTAVHLSRLQYDCG, encoded by the exons atgg ATAAAATCCAGGTCGTGTTGATATCCCTTCGACAGAGTCCACTAACCCCATCCATTGGTGTTGATGGGAAGCCACTCGATCTGACGAGAGAAATAAGCATCCTTGAAGTGCGGTTTTATAATCAGCTGACATTCACCAGTCACGTAAAGGATGTGGCCAAAAGAGCAGCTCGTAAACCGACATGCGTGCGCCAGATCTCCCATCTTCTAGACAGCAGAGGTTGTTGCATGCTCTACAATTCACAAGTTCGCTCCCTGATGGAATATTCCCCTCTGGTATGGTCGTCCTGCCCGCCGTCCTTCCTTGCCCTACTCGACAGTGTACAGAATCAAGCCCGCCGCCTTGTGGTATTTAAGTTGCGGGAAAATGATCGCCCGGTCCACTTCCAGTCTCTCCAGCACCGCAGGGACGTGGCGGCGTTGTGTGTGTTCTACAAAGTCCACCAGCAGAACAGCCCTCACCTCGCTACGTTACGACTTCAGTCCGAGGCTCCCTCAACCTACAACATAAGGAATAACCACGGCCGATGTTACGAACTTCACGTTCCCTTCGCGAGAATAGAAACCTTTCTACGCACATTTCTGCCGAAGTACTCCAGAATGTGGAATCAGCAGCTGCGAGAGACGGATTTGCATATTTTAACCTCAATTCAACAGTTCAAAACAGCAGTACACCTGTCGAGGCTGCAATATGATTGCGGATAA